TCTCATAATTAATAAGAGTTTGTCACTGCTGGAAAAAAAATATCGGATGTCTGGATATGATGTTGAATGTTGTCGATGAATGTTGAACGGATGTGGTAAACATTGCATTTGCTTGAAGTTAAAGAAATTTATAAATCGTATAACGGCAACGCAATTCTGAGAGGAATATCATTTACGATGGAGCGAGGACAAACAACGGTAATTATAGGACCAAGTGGAACCGGAAAAAGCACTCTTCTCCGGTGTATCAATCAGCTCAGCCCACCAGATAAAGGAGAGGTATGGCTTGATAACGAGGAAATAACGAATCAGAAAGTACACATAAATAAAATCCGTCAAAAAATTGGCTTTGTGTTTCAAGATTTTAATTTATTTAATCATTTAACTGCGTTACGAAATGTCAGTATCGGACTAGAAAAAGTTAAAGGGATGAGAAAGGAAGAAGCACGACAACGTGCAGCAGATGAGTTACGACGTGTCGGTCTTGAGCAGCAGATGGATATGTATCCTGCGCAGCTCTCTGGCGGGCAGAAACAGCGTGTTGGTATTGCTCGTGCTTTGGCAATGGATCCAATATTAATTTTGTTCGATGAGCCGACCTCTGCGTTGGATCCAGAACTTATCGGCGACGTTCTTGATGTTATGAAATCATTGGCAGGAAAAGTTGCTATGCTTGTTGTTACCCATGAGATGGGTTTTGCTCGAAATGTTGCTGATGAGATTATTTTTATGGAAGAAGGGGTCATTGTTGAGCAAGGTCCTCCAAGTGAAATGTTTTTACATCCAAAACACAGCAGGACAAAAGAATTTTTGGGAAGAATTTCAACGCTCTACGGAGATGAAAGGGAGGGAAAAACATAGTTTCAAATTTTTTCGAGTTTTTTTCAGCATCACTTCCTAGTCTATTGAGTGGTTTAATGTATACGTTGTTTCTAACATTTTGTGCCATTACGTTTGGTTTTTTTATCGGTATCCTGCCTGCGCTCGGGCGAGTCTATGGGAATAATATTCTTGCAAAGATATGTATACTATATATAGAAGTAATCAGAGGAACTCCTCTCTTAGTTCAATTATTTATTATTTATTTTGGACTCCCGTATGTTGGTTCGATTTTTGGTATACCATCATTTAGAATTATTCTTTCTCCGATTGAAGCAGCGCTCGTTGGGTTAACAATCAATAGCAGTGCATATCAGGCTGAATATCTTCGTGGAGCGGTGCAGTCTGTTCAAGCTGGTCAGATGACTGCTGCTCGATCGTTAGGAATGAGCAAGTGGCAAGCTATTTCATATGTTATATTGCCGCAGGCATTACGAATATCGGTTCCATCGTGGTCGAATGAGTTTATCTATCTCTTACAATATTCTTCCATTGTGTATATTATTCAAGTAAAGGAATTAACTGCTGAAGGTTTATTTATTGCTGCGCACAATTTCCGATATCTGGAGGTTTTTACGATGATTGCAATTATTTATTTGATTTTAACTGTAATTTCAACAGAACTCATTGATCGGATTGCGAAAAAAATCAATATTCCTGGTGTTGGTACAGCAAGCATACATCCGAGGAAAAAATTTGATTTTTCCTAGTATTTTTTGTATCTTTTGCCAGCTATTGAGTTGGTAAAAACACAAACTATAAAAATCACAAATATATACAATATAATGTAGTTTTATAATTTATATATACAACATATTGTATCTGGTGTTGGGATGAATTGTCCATATTGCAATCATATTGAAACCAAGGTTACCGATTCTCGGGATACCGGGAAATATGCTATACGAAGACGTCGAGAATGTCTCAATTGTAACAAAAGATTTACCACCTACGAAGCAGTCGAAATGGAACCACTCTATGTCATTAAAAAGGATGGTCGCCGTGAGCAATATGATCGAACTAAAATAAGAAATGGTATGATGAAAGCACTCGAAAAAAGGCCGATTAGTCATGAAAAAATCGAAGAAACACTCGATTGTATTGAAGAAAAAATACGACGAAACGGCAATGAAGAAATTTCAACAGCACAAATCGGTGAATACGTGATGGACTGTTTACGTGATCTTGACCAGGTCGCCTACATCCGATTTGCATCCGTATACCGATCATTTACCGATGTGACCAGCTTTGAAAAAGAAGTCAAAACGTTAACAGAACAAGCAAAATCTTGAGGAGAGAAAAAACATGATACGAAAAATTAAAAAACGAGACGGGAAGATTGCTGATTTCAACCCAGTAAAAATCACTGAGGCTATCTGGAAGGCAGCACAAGCAGTTGGTGGAAAGGATTACAAAAAAGCAGCAGAGCTTACCGAGAAAGTCATTGAGCTTTTAGAAAAAACCTTAAAAAAAGGTGAAATCCCGACCGTTGAACAAGTTCAGGATATCGTAGAAAAAGTACTCATTGAAGAAGGACACGCAAAAACCGCAAAAGCATACATCTTATATCGAAAGCAGCACCAAGACATTCGAGAAATCGGGGGGCTTCTCAAGGATATTGATGTGGTTGATGGCTAT
This Candidatus Thermoplasmatota archaeon DNA region includes the following protein-coding sequences:
- the nrdR gene encoding transcriptional regulator NrdR yields the protein MNCPYCNHIETKVTDSRDTGKYAIRRRRECLNCNKRFTTYEAVEMEPLYVIKKDGRREQYDRTKIRNGMMKALEKRPISHEKIEETLDCIEEKIRRNGNEEISTAQIGEYVMDCLRDLDQVAYIRFASVYRSFTDVTSFEKEVKTLTEQAKS
- a CDS encoding amino acid ABC transporter ATP-binding protein, which codes for MHLLEVKEIYKSYNGNAILRGISFTMERGQTTVIIGPSGTGKSTLLRCINQLSPPDKGEVWLDNEEITNQKVHINKIRQKIGFVFQDFNLFNHLTALRNVSIGLEKVKGMRKEEARQRAADELRRVGLEQQMDMYPAQLSGGQKQRVGIARALAMDPILILFDEPTSALDPELIGDVLDVMKSLAGKVAMLVVTHEMGFARNVADEIIFMEEGVIVEQGPPSEMFLHPKHSRTKEFLGRISTLYGDEREGKT
- a CDS encoding amino acid ABC transporter permease, coding for MSGLMYTLFLTFCAITFGFFIGILPALGRVYGNNILAKICILYIEVIRGTPLLVQLFIIYFGLPYVGSIFGIPSFRIILSPIEAALVGLTINSSAYQAEYLRGAVQSVQAGQMTAARSLGMSKWQAISYVILPQALRISVPSWSNEFIYLLQYSSIVYIIQVKELTAEGLFIAAHNFRYLEVFTMIAIIYLILTVISTELIDRIAKKINIPGVGTASIHPRKKFDFS